One genomic window of Candidatus Kuenenia stuttgartiensis includes the following:
- a CDS encoding sigma-54-dependent transcriptional regulator, with amino-acid sequence MKNYKILVVEDQDAMRESLLIAFKDEGYHVECVSSGEGAIKKLSDGNVYDLVVTDLKMKKVNGLEVLNAVKTENPATEVIVITAYGAISTAVQAIREGAYDYVTKPFRYQEMLKVAKNALEKKELKERLKYLEGEVREKYKLEGIIGNSAVMVEVLKVTADVSRTESTVLITGESGTGKELIARAIHYNGPRSGYPFVVINCGALPENLQESELFGHAKGSFTGAVKEKVGLFHHAHKGTIFLDEIGETSASTQVKLLRFLQDGEIRQVGGNKSIHVDVRIIAATNENLERAVNQGRFRKDLFYRINVIRIHLPQLKERKEDIPLLVNYFLELYTDKLKKDKRVFSGSAMAVLLNYDWPGNIRELQNIVERAVALSKNQVIGVEALPLPTGGFVAHNSNPERDVTVKSSIVETLSEQEKNAIVEAMNKYGGNQTKVSQVLGISTTTLWRKIKKYKIKPQHEIPDDGIK; translated from the coding sequence ATGAAAAACTATAAAATACTTGTAGTAGAAGATCAGGATGCAATGAGAGAGTCCCTCCTGATTGCGTTTAAGGACGAAGGGTATCACGTAGAGTGTGTATCAAGTGGTGAAGGTGCGATTAAGAAGCTGTCGGACGGCAACGTATACGATCTGGTAGTGACGGATTTAAAGATGAAGAAGGTGAATGGTTTGGAGGTGCTCAATGCCGTAAAAACAGAAAATCCGGCGACCGAGGTAATAGTAATTACGGCATATGGCGCTATTAGCACGGCTGTTCAGGCGATCCGGGAAGGCGCGTACGATTATGTCACCAAGCCTTTTCGTTATCAGGAAATGTTAAAGGTTGCTAAGAATGCCCTTGAAAAAAAGGAACTGAAAGAGCGGCTTAAATATCTGGAAGGAGAAGTAAGGGAAAAATATAAGCTGGAGGGGATTATCGGCAATTCTGCCGTTATGGTAGAGGTACTGAAGGTTACAGCAGATGTGAGCCGCACCGAAAGCACTGTCCTGATAACGGGAGAAAGCGGAACCGGGAAAGAGTTGATTGCAAGGGCGATTCATTACAACGGCCCCCGCAGCGGATACCCGTTTGTTGTTATTAATTGCGGCGCGTTACCGGAAAATTTGCAGGAGAGCGAACTCTTTGGCCACGCAAAAGGGTCTTTTACCGGGGCGGTGAAAGAGAAGGTAGGGTTGTTCCACCATGCACATAAGGGAACTATTTTTCTGGATGAAATCGGGGAAACGTCTGCCTCTACCCAGGTAAAACTCTTGCGTTTTCTGCAAGATGGGGAAATTCGACAGGTAGGCGGAAACAAATCAATACATGTGGATGTGAGGATTATTGCCGCAACAAATGAAAATCTTGAGAGGGCTGTTAATCAGGGACGGTTTAGAAAAGACCTGTTTTACCGTATTAACGTTATACGCATCCATTTGCCCCAATTAAAAGAGCGAAAGGAAGACATCCCCTTGCTGGTCAATTATTTTCTGGAGTTGTATACAGATAAATTAAAAAAGGACAAAAGGGTCTTTTCCGGTAGCGCGATGGCTGTTTTGCTGAATTATGATTGGCCGGGCAATATCAGGGAATTGCAAAATATTGTAGAAAGGGCGGTTGCCTTGTCGAAGAATCAGGTAATCGGGGTAGAGGCGCTTCCGCTTCCTACGGGAGGGTTTGTTGCGCATAATAGCAATCCGGAGAGGGATGTGACGGTAAAATCTTCTATTGTTGAAACCCTGTCGGAACAGGAAAAAAACGCCATAGTTGAGGCAATGAATAAATATGGCGGCAACCAGACAAAGGTTTCGCAAGTGCTCGGCATTTCGACAACAACACTTTGGAGAAAGATCAAAAAATACAAAATCAAACCCCAACATGAAATTCCCGATGATGGCATAAAATGA
- a CDS encoding PAS domain-containing protein: protein MIESERRYRELFESLKEGIYQSEPEVEGTFTFINKAGAEILGFDNPEEVIGTKVRDIYVDSANRRLLCEKLEKEGMLRDFTSLFKRKNGETFYAERTSTLVRDERGKPVAIRGVLRDITERKKAELDIIESEKRYRLLLNSLKEGIFQCEPGKDGVFKWINQAGAEILGYSSPGEVVGSRLADIYVNPDDRKELLEKLEEVEVWRDFTAYCKRKNGEKFISETTCNLVRDENGKPLRIEGVFRDITER from the coding sequence GTGATTGAGTCCGAGCGCCGTTACAGAGAACTGTTTGAGTCTTTGAAAGAGGGTATTTATCAGTCAGAGCCTGAAGTGGAAGGTACATTTACGTTTATCAACAAGGCCGGCGCTGAGATTCTTGGGTTTGACAACCCCGAAGAGGTAATAGGTACAAAAGTTAGAGATATTTATGTGGACTCAGCGAACAGAAGGCTGCTTTGCGAAAAGCTGGAAAAAGAGGGTATGTTGCGTGATTTTACGTCGCTCTTTAAAAGGAAGAATGGGGAGACTTTTTACGCGGAACGTACCAGCACCCTGGTCAGAGATGAAAGAGGCAAGCCTGTTGCTATTCGTGGCGTACTCAGGGATATCACTGAGCGAAAAAAGGCGGAGCTGGATATTATTGAGTCTGAAAAGAGATACAGACTGTTATTAAATTCTTTGAAGGAGGGGATTTTTCAGTGTGAACCCGGCAAGGACGGCGTATTTAAGTGGATTAATCAGGCAGGTGCAGAGATTCTTGGATACAGCTCGCCGGGAGAAGTAGTTGGTTCGCGATTGGCGGATATTTATGTAAACCCTGACGACAGGAAGGAATTGCTGGAAAAATTGGAAGAGGTGGAAGTCTGGAGGGATTTTACCGCTTATTGCAAAAGAAAAAATGGAGAAAAGTTTATTTCTGAAACAACGTGTAATCTTGTCCGTGATGAAAATGGTAAGCCGTTAAGAATTGAAGGTGTATTTAGGGACATAACGGAAAGATAA
- a CDS encoding HPP family protein has protein sequence MKIRDIMVTDPTVVPASGTFYNLMEMLGKIRFHVIFVVDDKEKLVGVVTETDLLKVLMPKYLNSDDALFSIMGEDYFDKRCLECKDMDITEIMSKPILAATASENDTIIKVAAAMLNRKIHAVPVLRDGKVVGIVSRLVLLRYMTKVVKKR, from the coding sequence ATGAAAATCAGAGACATTATGGTTACAGATCCAACAGTAGTGCCTGCTTCTGGTACATTTTACAACCTAATGGAAATGCTTGGGAAAATCAGGTTTCACGTCATATTTGTGGTGGACGATAAGGAAAAACTTGTTGGGGTTGTAACCGAGACCGACCTCTTAAAGGTGCTTATGCCCAAATATTTAAATTCGGATGACGCATTATTTTCAATTATGGGTGAAGATTATTTTGATAAAAGATGTCTTGAGTGCAAAGATATGGATATTACCGAAATTATGTCAAAACCAATTTTGGCCGCTACTGCCAGCGAGAACGATACCATAATAAAAGTTGCAGCCGCCATGTTGAACAGAAAAATACACGCAGTTCCCGTGTTAAGGGACGGCAAGGTGGTGGGAATTGTGTCGCGTTTGGTTCTTTTACGGTACATGACAAAGGTTGTCAAAAAAAGATAA
- a CDS encoding argininosuccinate synthase codes for MTKQRKKVVLAYSGGLDTSVAIKWIPEKYDMDVITVTVDLGAVKDLESIRQKALKIGAKKAIVVDAKDTFVKYFVMPALQAGALYEGVYPLATALGRPLIAKLLADAAEDEKADAVAHGCTGKGNDQVRLDVSLQVLNPRLQIIAPLREWKMSRDEEIQYAEEHGIHVEAKVNSPYSTDENLWGRSVECGVLEDPWMEPPADVYKWTRNIKDVPDEPAYIEIDFEKGIPIALNGKKTEGVALINTLNALGGEHGVGRIDHIENRLVGIKSREIYEAPAAIILHAAHKALEGMNMTKDALRFKEIVSSHYADLIYNGLWFSAFHQDLVAYVLSSQRIVNGTIRVKLSKGSCAVVGRKSPHALYSEELATYQKTDVFDHAASLGFIKIYGLPVKTQSQKQMNVLSGREALNLESIMPPKLLP; via the coding sequence ATGACGAAACAAAGAAAAAAAGTGGTTTTGGCGTATTCCGGCGGGCTTGATACATCTGTGGCCATTAAGTGGATTCCGGAAAAATATGATATGGATGTTATTACGGTGACTGTTGATCTGGGTGCCGTAAAAGATCTTGAATCAATTCGTCAAAAGGCTTTGAAAATAGGGGCAAAGAAGGCCATTGTTGTCGATGCGAAAGATACATTTGTGAAATATTTCGTCATGCCGGCATTGCAGGCGGGCGCATTATATGAAGGGGTGTATCCGTTGGCAACCGCCTTGGGCAGGCCGCTTATTGCGAAATTACTGGCGGATGCGGCAGAAGATGAAAAGGCGGATGCTGTCGCCCATGGTTGCACAGGTAAGGGGAATGATCAGGTTCGTTTGGATGTCTCGTTACAGGTGTTAAACCCGAGATTACAGATTATTGCCCCGTTGCGTGAGTGGAAGATGTCCAGGGATGAAGAAATTCAATATGCGGAAGAACATGGAATCCATGTTGAGGCAAAAGTAAATAGTCCGTACAGCACCGATGAAAACCTCTGGGGGCGAAGTGTTGAGTGCGGCGTATTGGAAGACCCCTGGATGGAACCGCCTGCGGATGTTTATAAATGGACGAGAAATATTAAAGACGTCCCTGACGAACCGGCATATATAGAAATCGATTTTGAAAAAGGTATCCCGATAGCGTTAAATGGCAAAAAAACAGAAGGGGTTGCGCTTATTAATACGCTAAACGCACTGGGGGGAGAGCATGGCGTTGGCCGCATTGATCATATAGAAAACCGGCTGGTGGGGATAAAATCGCGTGAAATTTACGAGGCGCCGGCTGCCATTATACTTCATGCCGCACATAAGGCGCTCGAAGGCATGAATATGACAAAAGATGCTTTGCGCTTTAAGGAAATAGTTTCAAGTCATTATGCTGATTTGATTTACAATGGCCTTTGGTTTTCTGCCTTTCATCAGGATCTTGTCGCTTATGTATTGAGCAGTCAGAGAATTGTGAATGGAACGATTCGCGTAAAATTGTCAAAGGGGTCTTGTGCCGTAGTCGGGAGAAAATCGCCTCACGCCCTTTATAGTGAGGAACTTGCTACTTACCAGAAAACGGACGTCTTTGACCATGCGGCTTCTCTTGGATTTATTAAGATTTACGGTTTGCCTGTAAAGACGCAATCGCAGAAACAGATGAATGTTTTGAGCGGGAGGGAGGCGTTGAATTTGGAGTCAATAATGCCGCCGAAATTATTGCCGTGA
- a CDS encoding cache domain-containing protein has translation MFISIRNRLIFLLIAFTLLPLVVLRIVAYPKMQSDVERELVRNLQGVESKQEDLIRTWMRERQKDARVIGDSPVILKSLKITKKDADYASILLYLNRLISEYGYKEIFLCNSNGLVTISTMEIMVGGDVSQKNYFTEATRGKTFVSEVHPADIPLINENGEKEMGVPTMFVSAPVKDESGIINGVIVLRLDINTLSDMVVKVELGTTGEAYLVNREGYMITESRFAETLREMGVVEKRCSLELKVVEPGTDVLTYGVAQCIAGTDGFDARGYKDYSGVTVLGVWRWMPDFNWGLITEIDKDEGYGVVYNLQYVVNAILLFLAFPIIIAAVLIARQLTTACALDEEKKK, from the coding sequence ATGTTTATTTCGATCAGGAATCGACTCATTTTTTTGCTGATTGCATTTACCTTGCTGCCTTTGGTAGTACTGAGGATCGTCGCGTATCCGAAGATGCAGTCCGATGTTGAGAGGGAGTTGGTAAGAAACCTGCAGGGGGTTGAGTCTAAGCAAGAGGATTTGATACGAACATGGATGCGCGAAAGGCAGAAAGACGCTCGTGTGATTGGCGACAGCCCTGTCATTCTTAAGAGTTTGAAAATTACAAAGAAAGACGCAGATTATGCAAGTATTTTATTGTATCTGAACAGGTTAATATCTGAATACGGATACAAAGAAATATTTCTATGCAACAGCAATGGCCTGGTTACCATTTCAACAATGGAAATTATGGTGGGAGGCGATGTTTCCCAAAAAAATTATTTTACGGAGGCTACAAGGGGTAAAACGTTCGTTTCTGAGGTGCACCCTGCTGATATTCCACTTATAAACGAAAATGGTGAAAAAGAAATGGGTGTGCCTACCATGTTTGTTTCGGCACCGGTAAAAGACGAATCAGGCATAATCAACGGGGTAATAGTTTTACGACTTGACATTAACACGTTGAGCGATATGGTCGTAAAAGTTGAATTGGGCACAACGGGTGAGGCATACCTCGTGAACAGAGAAGGGTACATGATCACTGAATCACGGTTTGCCGAAACGCTCAGGGAAATGGGTGTGGTGGAAAAGCGGTGTTCACTGGAACTGAAGGTGGTTGAGCCTGGCACTGATGTGTTGACGTATGGCGTAGCCCAGTGTATTGCAGGCACTGACGGGTTTGACGCAAGGGGATACAAAGATTATAGCGGGGTAACGGTATTGGGTGTGTGGCGATGGATGCCGGATTTCAACTGGGGGCTTATTACAGAAATCGACAAGGATGAAGGGTACGGCGTTGTCTATAATCTTCAGTATGTTGTAAATGCGATTTTGTTGTTTCTTGCGTTTCCCATTATAATCGCGGCAGTTCTTATTGCCCGGCAGCTTACTACTGCGTGCGCACTGGATGAGGAAAAAAAAAAGTGA
- a CDS encoding formate/nitrite transporter family protein: MLYTGAVDAIAAVSLKKATCMKHSLIGFLTLSVMAGFYIGFGVLIAFIVAAPIGAINPGLGKIAAGIFFGLALALVVFAGAELFTGYNLLIFKGCFRGTVTFGDSMLGWFWTYIGNLAGSMLFALMLIPTGVFAKDPWLSFLLKVATYKMNAPWWELFFRGIFCNWLVCLAVWSSFRCTSDSGKLIMIWWCLFCFVTTGMEHCVANMSIMTLACLLPHDPAVINFGKMFGWNLVSVTLGNIVGGGFFVTFLYWFATYMDERGAKRMSAAIQGGSGAGELPGAGQTFEEIKDVKVKMKMKA, encoded by the coding sequence ATGTTATATACTGGTGCTGTTGATGCAATTGCGGCGGTTTCACTTAAAAAAGCGACTTGCATGAAACATAGCCTTATAGGCTTTTTGACGCTTTCCGTAATGGCAGGTTTTTATATTGGGTTTGGTGTTCTCATTGCATTTATTGTTGCGGCTCCTATCGGAGCAATAAATCCAGGGCTGGGTAAGATTGCTGCCGGAATATTCTTTGGCCTGGCATTGGCGCTCGTAGTTTTTGCCGGTGCTGAACTGTTTACGGGTTATAATCTATTGATTTTTAAAGGTTGCTTTAGAGGTACAGTAACGTTTGGTGATAGTATGTTAGGGTGGTTTTGGACATATATAGGTAATTTGGCAGGTTCAATGTTGTTTGCATTAATGCTTATTCCCACAGGTGTTTTTGCCAAAGATCCATGGTTGTCGTTTTTGCTGAAAGTAGCAACATATAAAATGAATGCGCCATGGTGGGAATTGTTTTTCAGGGGTATTTTTTGTAATTGGCTTGTTTGTCTTGCTGTCTGGAGTAGTTTCAGATGTACGAGCGACTCTGGCAAACTTATTATGATTTGGTGGTGCTTGTTCTGCTTTGTTACTACAGGTATGGAGCATTGTGTTGCAAATATGTCTATTATGACGCTGGCATGTTTATTGCCTCATGACCCTGCTGTTATCAACTTCGGCAAGATGTTCGGATGGAACCTTGTTTCGGTTACCTTGGGTAATATTGTGGGAGGTGGATTCTTTGTAACATTCCTCTATTGGTTTGCTACCTACATGGATGAACGGGGCGCAAAGAGGATGAGTGCTGCCATACAAGGTGGTTCAGGCGCCGGTGAGTTGCCTGGTGCAGGTCAGACATTTGAAGAGATTAAAGATGTAAAAGTGAAGATGAAGATGAAGGCGTAA
- a CDS encoding PAS domain S-box protein, giving the protein MRNLEGVKQKQAELIKMWLNERKHEAKMITKNISVSFASAISGDDFSALSAYTEKIKNEYGYKTIGVVSLEESVVASAPKPAERSNRYAEYCREALMGEMETSGITPFFMEDEAGRSAESYVIFLSAPILKPDNSLLGAVVFGIDTTPLNDILKNVKLGATGETFLINREGYMVTESRFLEELKNSGLIRRNTIFELKVLNPRTGMRTAGAAECLSGRDGYDTKGYINYNGCKVLGAWCWIADINCGLLTQINIHEGYETAYSLKNFVLSMLMVLAFPLTLAAFYFSRRITSPIYEITEVTKKITGGDLGQRVIYKERNDEIGKLAKEFNVMAASLEEKTIKLRNYTIDLENKVKERTLELQSTTNFLNSILAGSTEYSIIAQDLSGNILAFNKGASLIFGYRQEEMIGIANIRKLHVEEDIESGKVDFILEKAFKSGRFEGEVLKRRRNGEVFPVHDTATLRRSENGKPIGFVVISKDITKVKLIALEKDIINNINKTIASGIDIKAVYEAVFRELKRMIDITWLSVAYFPDGPEMFEESNIVDGVLLAKNWLGIQQLPGKTMAQDIVFEKGVPVFVADTSSGEYAFDNKLYEKEIHSYLCFPLKSKGESIGTLTLGSYKKNAFKEMHYDVLNQLTSQIAITIENARLFLSIKESEKKYRDLVENAPEMIHEIHPEGNFTDVNKTELNKLGYAIEEMKQMKLGDIVPAGYRDEIKRHINLIKETGSSELETVFLSKSGNEINVEIHGTGFYNRKTGECIFIREFVRDISERKRMEDQVRRSEKLASMGELAAAIAHEIRNPLGAICNSVGILDSHLKLSGQDMDLLEMIVGESERLDRIISDFLSFAHPREPSLVLQDIKGIIKNTIFLLGQDKRFTDKIEIKEIYETVLPKVYIDTDLIHQILWNLFINSLDAMPDGGRIRIVVRKTTLFLRNAIEIIISDNGIGMAEHEINKVFEPFYTTKSEGTGLGLSVVQRIIDEHGGTIDVKSKYGRGTAFYIKLPVMNEKQDVQGNLLAG; this is encoded by the coding sequence GTGCGTAACCTGGAAGGGGTGAAACAGAAGCAGGCAGAGCTGATAAAGATGTGGCTTAATGAGCGGAAACACGAGGCGAAAATGATAACAAAAAATATTTCTGTTTCATTTGCAAGTGCCATTTCCGGCGATGATTTTTCCGCCTTGTCAGCATATACCGAAAAGATTAAAAACGAGTATGGATATAAAACGATAGGTGTTGTCTCCCTGGAGGAAAGCGTGGTTGCTTCGGCTCCAAAACCTGCTGAAAGAAGCAACAGGTATGCTGAGTATTGCCGTGAAGCGCTAATGGGGGAAATGGAGACGTCAGGCATCACGCCTTTTTTCATGGAGGATGAGGCAGGCCGTTCTGCGGAAAGTTATGTAATATTTTTATCTGCTCCGATCCTTAAACCGGACAATTCTCTTCTGGGCGCCGTCGTTTTTGGCATAGATACAACGCCCCTTAACGATATTTTAAAAAATGTAAAGTTAGGGGCAACAGGAGAGACCTTTCTGATTAACCGGGAAGGTTATATGGTAACAGAGTCACGGTTTTTAGAGGAATTAAAAAATTCAGGACTGATACGAAGAAACACCATATTTGAATTAAAAGTATTAAATCCCCGTACCGGAATGCGTACTGCGGGAGCGGCAGAGTGTTTGAGCGGCAGAGATGGATACGATACAAAAGGGTATATTAATTATAACGGATGCAAAGTGTTGGGCGCATGGTGCTGGATTGCCGATATTAACTGCGGGTTGCTTACACAGATAAACATTCACGAAGGCTATGAAACTGCCTATAGTTTAAAAAACTTTGTACTCTCTATGTTAATGGTGCTGGCATTTCCGCTTACCCTGGCTGCTTTTTACTTTAGCAGGAGAATAACCTCTCCTATTTATGAAATTACCGAAGTAACGAAGAAAATAACCGGCGGTGATCTGGGGCAAAGGGTCATATATAAAGAAAGAAACGATGAAATAGGAAAACTGGCAAAAGAGTTTAATGTGATGGCGGCGTCTCTTGAAGAAAAAACGATAAAACTGAGAAATTATACGATTGATCTTGAAAATAAAGTTAAGGAAAGAACACTTGAACTTCAGTCCACCACCAATTTTTTAAATAGTATCCTCGCTGGTTCTACGGAATATTCTATTATTGCCCAGGATTTGAGCGGCAACATTCTTGCTTTTAATAAAGGTGCGAGCTTGATTTTTGGATACCGGCAGGAAGAGATGATTGGCATTGCTAATATAAGAAAACTTCACGTGGAAGAGGATATTGAGTCCGGAAAGGTAGATTTCATCCTTGAAAAGGCCTTTAAGAGCGGACGATTTGAAGGCGAAGTGCTGAAACGGAGGAGAAACGGCGAAGTCTTTCCGGTGCATGATACGGCAACGTTGCGGCGCTCTGAAAATGGGAAACCCATTGGTTTTGTAGTCATTTCAAAGGACATCACAAAGGTTAAGCTGATAGCCCTGGAAAAGGATATTATTAATAATATTAATAAGACAATAGCTTCCGGCATTGATATTAAGGCGGTTTATGAGGCGGTATTCAGGGAATTGAAACGCATGATTGATATTACATGGTTAAGCGTAGCGTATTTTCCGGACGGGCCTGAAATGTTTGAAGAATCGAATATTGTTGACGGGGTGTTGTTGGCAAAAAATTGGCTGGGCATTCAACAACTACCGGGAAAAACAATGGCGCAGGACATTGTTTTTGAAAAGGGAGTCCCCGTCTTTGTTGCGGACACAAGCAGTGGAGAATACGCTTTCGACAACAAACTCTATGAAAAAGAGATACATTCCTATTTATGTTTTCCATTGAAATCAAAAGGGGAATCGATTGGGACGTTAACGTTAGGGAGCTATAAGAAAAACGCTTTTAAGGAAATGCATTATGACGTATTAAACCAGTTGACTTCTCAAATAGCGATTACCATTGAAAATGCCAGGCTGTTTTTGTCTATCAAAGAATCAGAAAAAAAATACAGGGATCTTGTGGAGAATGCGCCGGAAATGATTCACGAGATTCATCCTGAAGGGAATTTTACCGACGTCAACAAAACGGAGCTAAACAAACTGGGATATGCTATTGAAGAAATGAAACAGATGAAACTTGGAGATATCGTTCCTGCCGGTTACCGCGACGAGATAAAACGGCATATAAACCTGATAAAAGAGACGGGAAGCAGCGAGCTGGAAACGGTCTTTCTCTCGAAATCCGGAAATGAAATAAATGTCGAGATTCATGGGACGGGTTTTTACAACCGGAAAACAGGCGAATGTATATTTATCAGAGAGTTTGTCAGAGATATTTCCGAGAGGAAAAGGATGGAAGATCAGGTCAGGCGCTCCGAAAAACTGGCTTCAATGGGTGAACTGGCCGCCGCAATTGCCCATGAAATAAGAAACCCTCTGGGGGCAATCTGCAATTCGGTTGGGATTTTAGATTCACATCTGAAATTGTCCGGACAGGACATGGATTTGCTGGAAATGATTGTCGGGGAATCGGAAAGGTTGGACAGGATTATAAGCGATTTCCTGTCGTTTGCGCATCCCCGCGAGCCTTCCTTAGTTTTGCAGGACATCAAGGGAATAATTAAAAATACCATTTTTCTCTTAGGGCAGGATAAGAGGTTTACGGATAAAATTGAAATAAAGGAAATCTACGAAACCGTACTGCCTAAAGTCTATATTGATACGGATTTAATCCATCAGATATTATGGAATTTATTTATAAATTCTTTGGATGCAATGCCCGATGGCGGCCGAATCAGGATTGTTGTACGGAAAACTACATTATTTTTGAGAAATGCAATCGAGATCATCATATCGGACAACGGGATTGGGATGGCTGAGCACGAAATAAACAAGGTATTTGAGCCTTTTTATACGACAAAATCGGAAGGCACCGGGCTTGGGCTGTCCGTTGTTCAGCGTATCATTGATGAGCATGGAGGTACGATAGATGTGAAGAGTAAATATGGCAGGGGAACGGCTTTTTATATAAAATTGCCCGTTATGAACGAAAAACAGGATGTGCAGGGCAACCTTTTGGCAGGATAA
- a CDS encoding B12-binding domain-containing radical SAM protein — protein MKVLLLFPPSWHPSQPYLSLPSLTAFLKQNGVSDVIQRDLNIELLDMLLTQKTCGESYNKITDKLRGLEERLINSLNYHEERNALTEAVEALPWFIHQVERAKNILRSDAFYHLDSYMEAVHIVNEALRLMSSLFYPSVMTAVSNTMRFSVYSSNDILQAIHSERENIFLSLYKEYVLSSILEATPKIVGISITNTSQIIPGLTLAKLIKEQNREIHITVGGSVFTKLIEELKKVDSLFTLVDSFIVFEGEHALLELCAQVDGKNDFKKVPNLVYREKGVIKINDNYFSEDLNTLPTPDFKGFPLSLYFTPSLVLPIQTSRGCYYRKCAFCNLHLDHRNFRLRRTDLIMEDIQKLSREYQTKCFFFTDESVPMNKLREISQCLLESRDEIKWMGGVRFEKALTGDVLKKMAEAGCQKLVFGLESYCQRVLDKMKKGTKRDVVKKTLDECLKAGISFHLYVIVGFPTETENEAMETLDFVLNEEYLHSAGYSCLPSLFGMEKDSPIVNNPSEYGLASIRSPIGEDLGLGYLYAVKEGMSPQKAEEMYNYMISKLSGTLCPFPYNYSMADGLLYLVYRNKNNKEEVVLR, from the coding sequence ATGAAAGTTTTGTTGCTTTTTCCTCCTTCATGGCATCCTTCTCAACCATATCTCAGTCTGCCTTCCTTAACTGCCTTTTTAAAACAAAACGGCGTCAGCGATGTTATACAGAGAGATTTGAATATCGAGCTGCTGGATATGCTTCTGACGCAGAAAACATGTGGCGAATCTTACAATAAAATTACGGATAAATTACGCGGTTTAGAAGAACGTCTCATAAACAGCCTCAATTATCATGAAGAGAGAAATGCTTTAACAGAGGCAGTGGAAGCACTTCCGTGGTTCATACATCAAGTAGAACGCGCAAAAAATATTTTGAGGTCTGATGCTTTCTATCACCTTGATAGCTATATGGAAGCCGTCCATATTGTGAACGAAGCCCTTCGGCTTATGTCGTCCCTTTTTTATCCTTCAGTGATGACGGCGGTAAGTAACACTATGAGGTTTTCAGTATATTCCTCGAACGATATTTTGCAGGCAATCCATTCAGAGAGAGAAAATATTTTTCTCTCTCTTTATAAAGAATATGTCCTGTCCTCAATTTTGGAAGCGACGCCAAAAATAGTAGGTATTTCTATTACTAACACTTCGCAAATAATACCTGGCCTTACCCTTGCAAAGCTAATAAAAGAACAAAACAGGGAAATACACATCACCGTTGGCGGAAGTGTTTTTACGAAACTCATAGAGGAGTTGAAAAAGGTTGATTCACTTTTTACACTGGTGGACAGCTTTATTGTTTTTGAGGGAGAGCACGCACTACTGGAATTGTGTGCGCAGGTGGATGGCAAAAATGATTTCAAAAAGGTGCCAAATCTTGTTTACCGGGAAAAAGGCGTTATAAAGATTAACGATAATTACTTTTCGGAAGATTTAAATACCTTGCCGACGCCTGATTTTAAAGGGTTCCCTCTGTCTCTTTACTTTACCCCCTCTCTTGTTTTGCCCATACAGACCTCGCGGGGTTGCTATTACAGGAAATGTGCCTTTTGTAATTTGCACCTTGACCATAGAAACTTTCGGTTACGGCGCACTGACCTGATAATGGAAGATATACAGAAACTTTCACGGGAATACCAAACAAAGTGTTTCTTCTTTACGGATGAATCGGTCCCGATGAATAAATTGCGTGAAATTTCTCAATGCTTATTGGAAAGCAGGGATGAAATAAAATGGATGGGAGGCGTGCGTTTTGAAAAAGCCCTTACCGGAGACGTTTTGAAAAAAATGGCGGAAGCAGGGTGTCAAAAGCTGGTGTTTGGATTGGAGTCGTATTGTCAACGTGTGCTGGATAAAATGAAAAAGGGGACAAAACGCGATGTAGTAAAAAAAACGCTGGATGAATGTTTGAAAGCGGGCATTTCGTTTCACCTTTACGTCATAGTGGGGTTTCCAACGGAGACTGAAAATGAAGCGATGGAAACACTTGACTTTGTGCTGAACGAAGAGTATCTGCATTCTGCGGGATATTCTTGTTTGCCGTCATTGTTTGGTATGGAAAAGGATTCGCCGATTGTCAATAATCCTTCGGAGTATGGTTTGGCAAGTATACGGTCACCGATAGGCGAGGATCTGGGGTTAGGGTATTTATATGCAGTGAAGGAGGGTATGTCCCCGCAAAAGGCGGAAGAAATGTATAATTATATGATAAGTAAATTAAGCGGGACATTGTGCCCCTTCCCTTACAATTATTCAATGGCAGACGGATTGTTGTATCTTGTTTATCGGAATAAGAATAATAAGGAAGAGGTTGTTCTCCGGTGA